Proteins co-encoded in one Malus sylvestris chromosome 7, drMalSylv7.2, whole genome shotgun sequence genomic window:
- the LOC126628412 gene encoding agamous-like MADS-box protein AGL15: MGRGKIEIKRIENANSRQVTFSKRRSGLLKKAQELAILCDAEVAVIIFSNTGRLFEFSSAGMIRTLSRYNKCLDSSEDAPEEGKAEIQKQDCKELNNLKDEYAKLQKKQLRLLGKELTDLSLKELQHLEQQLNEGLLTVKERKEQLLTEQLQQSRIQEQRAVLENETLRRQVEELRCLFPQTDRAVQSYLEYYPVEKTKSLVNHGVTSSPDLVSNFAFENGDSDTTLQLGLQSNAYSGKRKAPEREANSNDSGSQLGL; the protein is encoded by the exons ATGGGAAGGGGGAAGATTGAGATCAAGAGGATTGAGAATGCAAATAGCAGACAAGTCACATTCTCAAAGAGACGTTCTGGGTTGCTCAAAAAAGCTCAGGAATTGGCTATTCTCTGTGATGCTGAGGTTGCTGTTATTATCTTCTCCAATACTGGAAGGCTTTTTGAGTTTTCCAGTGCTGG TATGATACGAACTCTTTCAAGATACAACAAGTGTTTAGATTCGTCAGAAGATGCACCAGAAGAAGGCAAGGCAGAG aTTCAGAAGCAAGACTGCAAGGAGCTGAATAATCTAAAGGATGAATATGCAAAGCTACAAAAGAAACAATT AAGGCTGTTGGGTAAGGAGTTGACTGATTTGAGCTTGAAAGAATTGCAGCATCTAGAACAGCAATTGAATGAAGGATTATTGACAGTGAAGGAGAGGAAG GAGCAATTACTGACGGAACAACTACAGCAATCAAGAATACAG GAACAGCGTGCTGTACTTGAGAATGAAACGTTGCGCAGACAG GTTGAGGAGCTTCGATGTTTGTTTCCACAAACTGACCGTGCAGTCCAATCGTACTTGGAATATTATCCTGTGGAGAAAACTAAATCCCTTGTAAACCATGGCGTCACAAGTAGTCCTGATTTGGTCAGTAATTTTGCATTTGAGAACGGCGATTCTGACACCACCTTGCAGCTAGG GCTGCAAAGCAATGCTTATTCTGGGAAGAGGAAAGCtccagaaagagaagccaactCCAATGACTCAGGGAGCCAATTAGGTCTGTAA